TCTCTGTATATATTTATGGTTTCATTACAATATACTATGTTAATGGTTTCAGTACAATATACTATGTTAATGGTTTCAGTACAATATACTATGTTAATGGTTTCAGCATGTTAACATTCTCTCTATATTTATGGTTTCAGTACAATATACTATGTTAATGGTTTCAGCATGTTAACATTCTCTCTATATTTATGGTTTCAGTACAATATACTATGTTAATAATGGTTTCAGCATGTTAACATTCTCTCTATATTTATGGTTTCAGTACAATATACTATGTTAATGGTTTCAGCATGTTAACATTCTCTCTATATTTATGGTTTCAGTACAATATACTATGTTAATGGTTTCAGCATGTTAACATTCTCTCTATATTTATGGTTTCAGTACAATATACTATGTTAATGGTTTCAGCATGTTAACATTCTCTCTATATTTATGGTTTCAGTACAATATCATGGAACCTGATAGCCAGTTACTATAATGCCCTTCCGTACCCTGGCTGTGGACTGATGACCGCGGACAGTCCCTGGAGTGGTCACTACGACGTCTCCTCCCCTATATGGATGACAGGTAACAAGACTTCCTTGTTGTAAGATGTAGTGTTTATAACTATGGGTCATTCATGCACTCATCTTGTCACGCTGTTTATGTGCAGGCTAGGGCATTAACTATGTCTTACAGACATTTAAGGTAAAGGAAACAACTAAAGAGAATTGTCCtgaaaatcaaagaaaatatataaacaaccagTGATTGAAAACAATCACTTGATTTAGCCTTTTTATCTAGGAGAAAGCAAATGTCTGATTTTTTTATAGGACATGAAAAAGTGTTCCTAAATCTAGAGTTGCCCACCAGCTAATTATGTGACTTTCTAAAGGGATTCCTGTTACCTTTCATATTGGACCCTATATTGAATATGCGTACACGACCTGCTATGCTTTTCGGCCGTATACAAAATGGTTTCTATTGGTTCTGGTGGAGGCCAACCCGAGCACTACCCTAGTGAATTACTCTGGCACAATTGTCTAtgctattttcatttaaatgcatataatgattttattacTCAGGTGCAAATAATGTgttgttttcatatattttgttttaatgcataaaataatttgaaacctTAAATGACTTGAAAAATTGTGCCCACATGATTCACTAAGGGCAGCACTTCACTGGAGTCAATAGGGcccattttatcataaaatgcaatgtacactgtacattaatgtatcaatatgtatttgtttcacaGCTCATACAACTCAGTTCACAGCCCCTGGGTGGAGATATCTACCACATGGCGCTGGAGTAGGAAAGCTAACATATGGAGGAAGTTACGTGTCACTTGTTAGTCCAAACCAAAAAGACTTAACTATCATTTTGGAAACCAtggtaactatatatatactacatttatctgtttttgtacatgtaacaacTGAAACTTTATAACAGTATCTTTGTGTTATAAAGTTAATGTTTACTAATGAAGATATAATAAATTGAAGCTGGAATAGGTTCTTCAAGAATAACAGGTGTAGAAAAATCAGAATAGTGTATTGATAAagaagaaaattataaaaaaaaaatcatggtaGATTTCAATGTCAAAAGTTATACATCAAAAGGTGTACTTTTTTTATCTGTCTGTGACTAAAAAGACAATATTGGACTCCAGAAGGTTTGCCAATTGTAAATTGAGGCAATGTGTTGATTCAGaacttcaattttatttttattttttaaattttaccttctgtttttgatagagccATGACCATTCCCTGTGTATCAGACCAGCCCTTCCTGCCTACACGGTCGTCCCACAGAATATCACACTACAGCTCAGTGGGGACCTGGTGAGATCATTAATCTGTTACGCAAGATATGATCATTTTAAGTACCAGTTTTTGTAAAAGTCTTAGAGATAATAGGTTTAGATAATCACTTAACAGGTTCTTTTGGCAGAAAACCTGTATTTCAGCAGGTAACAAATGATCAAGCACCAAATTGTAAAAGTTTTAGAATTGcatttcaatttgataaaaaaacctGTGTGATCAGTTAATGTAAAACATGTGTTGAAGATCAGTGAATGTTTTCAGGCAAAAATACAGCAGCTGAATGTATGGTACAGTAAATTGGCCTTTGGGAAAAGCAAGCAGTCTGTGCTGTTTCAGAAAATGCCAGCACTGAAGGTAATGTGAATacatttgttgtttattttcttttaaacaatctgaaaaaatgttttgatgttttCTGAATATCTCACCATATTGATAACATTTAGAGacactttacatttcatttacaattttataattTCCTTGGTATATAATGACATTTAATTATATACACAAGATAATGTAAACATAGAAATTTACGCTAATTATGTAAAGGTTGATTGATCAAGAAATTTCCCCAGCGCATACTTTTTAGTAAATACATGAACTTTGTTGTTAAAAGTCTGAAAGTGTatctgaaaataacaacactgaaTGTCTTATGCATGAAAATCGCGAAATAAAGCACTCGCGAAAATATCCACATTTATAGtacaatgaaatcaaatgaGGCATATATCTAGTTCAACAAAATTTAGTACATGAAAATGTTTATCTGCATACATATATTCAGGATAATAACCATTACTTTTGTGCTCTTGTAATTATTGTATATTAACTAAACCAATGACAGGTACTGGATGGGAAGATAAAACTTTATATAGATGTAGATGTGGTCTACACATTGACGACACTTACCCAGGGTAACAAAGGTTCCTACCCAGACCCACCAGTGAGGAAACCTTTCCCAGACACGTACATGGAGGATTTTGAAGGTACATTTCCATGGCAACCAGTTGATGAAAATGAAacttttgatttatttgtttgcaaaattcttaaatatatgaaaaattctTAAATTCAATTCATTTGTTTACATGCAGATCtgagaaacaaaacaaacatcataGCACATACCTTTAGGTGTACTCATACCATATATCTGAAAATTATTAGTTTTGTAGTCTTATATATTTGAAgtttgaattatatttattgACTTAATAGGAATTttagtgtaaataatttaatatgtaCACTGCCATAAAACAGGATATCCTTTGCACTCTGAGCCTGTGGATTTCGCTCAGCAGACCGGATCCTTTGAGGTTGTGGCTGGTTGTCATTCCCATGGCAACGTCCTCCGCCAAGTTGTGCTACAGACCCCTTTGTTCTGGTGCAAGGCCGATACTTTCAACAAATCACTGAACCTTATTGGCAACCCAAAATGGTCAGAATCATTCCTGAGgctttgattggtcaaaattagTGGACAACACACCCATCCAGAATAATGTTAAcctcaaaaattattttaaaattgtcaatattttttgtaaaccAGAGGTTGTGATATGTTATTTTCACAGCTTTTCCTGAATTTTCCGAGCCTTTCAACTTTGCGCAGCAGGTTGGCTCCTTTGAGGTCACAAGGTCAAATGATGCTAGTCATGGCCAGGTGCTTCGACAGGTCGTACTGAAATCTCCAGTCTTCTGGTGTCCCCTACCTCTCCTTACTCCCCTCAACCTGATAGGCAGACCATGGTATGTTTTGTGTCTATAGAATGTTTTCATTTCTGATATCCGTTGTAATCAACAACAATACTGTTTTCTTGCAGATTTTTCTTTAATTCAGACATcttattcaaaatttattttcaaatttgaaattttaataaaaaaggAAATCACCTCTACTGTAAACCAGCTTATTTTCACGGTCCAttacattttgtgtatttcGCAGGCGGTTAGaatcaacaaaaataaatagcAGCAAAAGTGATTACCAAACTACATGAAAAAAGAACTATTAAACTGTAGATAGTGAAATCAAACTGACCTGAAAAAGTCATTTGGCAAGAAAACACAGTTATATCTGTATGCAAAATTTGTTGTGAACAAAAACTGTTTAATTCCTGTATGTATGATGTCCACTAATTTTACCAGTCAAAACCTCattataaatctatcatcagttattgtatttatttactCTGTTATCACAAAGTGATTTAGTACAACACTGCTATGTGTATGTATACTAATAAGGATTTTATAggaatgtttatatacattatacaaaacTAGTTAGGAATATGagtgttatttttcatattcttttTTTACATTGTTTGATGTAGATCATGCTCAAATTTCATAGCAACAAGTAACTGACAGTGTGTTATACATAGGTCAATGTTTGGaatgtgaataaaatatttaattggaGCATTCAACACCATATGATTATATTGATGAATTCACTGGCAACTTTCtcatttaattatttacataataaatacaaaaatcttGTGTATATGTACTCATTTATCCACCTAACATGAtacagttatttccctttaaaataatagttacctccctttttattaatttaataattgtttccctttgaaatgacatttatctcccttcattgacacaggAGTGATGTATATGTGAGCTCGGATGTTGCTATTGGACCTATCAATGGTACAAATGGGGTATTTGTGGCGGCTCGTGTAGATCAAGGAGGATGCCAGGCTTGGCAGGCAAAGGGGCTGTTTTTCTTTCTGTTcccaaaagaaaagaaatatatcCTGGCTAATGATTTAGGTAAGTTTTCAGATGCATTCAAGTGCATTTActacaaaaattacatttctgttTGTCACTGAGTTTATAAAGGTAAAtctatttattgttattttttgttttggtattttttgttTGGCTTCCTTTATAATAAAGTGGATATATTTgaaaacagaaataaacaaCTTGAAATTAATATTACAGTTAGAGTTGTACCGTTGAAGGAAGGGGAGGCAACTGGAGCTGTTAATGGCTGGAACAATATAGAACTGGCAGTGGAggtatgttaacttgtatacTGTTCTAATTTTTAAAAGGGACAATCTTTTTGATTCGAAATGAACTTATTCATTTTGGTGAGTTTTTCTACATCATACTTCTATCTAAAGATAATTTACTGGATACAGTAGGAGTACTGTTTAATACTTAAGCCAGAAAGCATAGataaaaatgattgatttaTGTTGTAGGGGAATATTGCTATAGGTAGACTCAACAAACAGACACTATTTAATGTCACTGTGCCAGCTACACCAGCTCATGGATTTGTCGCCATAGGAACCGATTCATATGGAATTGCTGATTTTGATAATGTTCACATTAAAAGCAGTGGTAGTTAATAATGAATTCTTTAGTGTGTGAGTGTTTAGTGTGTGAGTGTGTCTTGATATATGTATCATCGGTTCAGTCGTGAATGCTGTGTCATTTCCTCACAAATCCATGATAAAGCTCTCACACacatcatacagatataatGTTGATATGTTCCTTACAATGAAATTTTTTTGATTGTCATGTGATTTACCAACCTTTGGTATGTCATGTGATTTACCAACCTTTGGTATGTCATGTGATTTACCAACCTTTGGTATGTCATGTGATTTACCAACCTTTGGTATGTCATGTGATTTACCAACCTTTGGTATGTCATGTGACTAACCAACCTTTGGTATGTTATGTGATTTTCAACCTTGTATGTCATGTGACTTACCAACCTTTGGTATGTCATGTGACTTACCAACCTTTGGTATGTCATGTGATTTACCAACCTTTGGTATGTCATGTGATTTACCAACCTTTGGTATGTCATGTGATTTACCAACCTTTGGTATGTCATGTGGAATTACCACCACACCTTTGGTATGTCATGTGATTACAACCTTTGTATGTCATGTGATACCATTGTCATGTGAATTACCAACCTTTGGTATGTCATGTGATTTACCAACCTTTGGTATGTCATGTGAATACCAACCTTGTGTCATGATTACCAACCTTTGGTAGTATGTTGTTTACCAACCTTTGTATGTCATTGATTCAACTTGGTTGTATGTGATTACCAACCTTTGGTATGTCATGTGATTTACCAACCTTTGGTATGTCATGTGATTACAACCTTTGTATGTCATGTGATTTACCAACTTGACTTTTAACTttggtatgtcatgtgtgtaTGATGTGATTTACCAACCTTTGGTATGTCACGTGATTTACCAACCTTTGGTTAACAAATTCAGTGAAACTCACTTAATCTGAAAGTGGATATATCAAAATACCgcttaatttgaaatgaaatagattcaatatttacatatattctTTGTCTGTTTCTTTGGTTATATTCAAATCAGAACGGGATAATTTGAATTGAAGAGATTTTTCATTCCAAATTTCTTCACTTTAACTGTTTTTTactatttattttgtctttgaatGATCTTGCATGCCTGCAGTTATTATGACACAACTTTATGAATGTAAGGTTCAGTATGTTATTTTGGAATCTTTTAaactttttgttttgattttactttgaaatatttatgtaagAGTTCATGTTGCCATGTGTTTTTATCAATGGCTCTATTTTAGAAACCTTCAGGCTTTTCTATGTTTTAGATTTTAACTAATAATCTTAATGAAAAATTTACATGTGTGTTTTTTAATGTTGTAGGTACAAACTAATATTTTATCATCAATTCTGTTTTAATAGTTTCCTTTTCGTCTTTATGATCTTATcttcatttgatttttatttctgCGTGAATTGTCAGTAAAGCTTTAATTTGACTAATTCTGTATGTACTGTAGGtccttcaaaatattttgtacatttttgagTGTTTGTAAGATCTTGTTGAATTGCATTTACATATTGTCTCTACtatcatttcattataattttCTCATGGAGATTATTTTAGTTAAATTTAAACAGTTTAGGAAATATCAGATTTCAGTAGTGGAGGAAAAACATTTGGTGAAAATAACTGGCTGAAAATCAGaggtgtattttttttttatctgtaaagATGTTTTTATATGGAAGTATGATCAGAGTCTCATACATGTCTTTAATACTTGTATTAGTGATGCCTTGTTTGGTAAGAATACAAAAGATACCAGTTaggtagccaccagctactatgGAGGGCTGTTGTTGTCGGTATAATGATACACAAACCGGACATGAGTAAGTGATTGAGGCGTTTTATGCTGTCAATGAAATGCttgtgtatatagtatataccTGTAACTGTGTATAGTTGATTGACCAGATAGTATATACCTGTAACTGTGTATAGTTGATTGACCAGATATATATTCCATTACTACTGTGATAATTTTTTAAACTATCCATCATTTGTTAGCTGTACAATCAATTGTACTGATGATGATATGTGCTTTAAGATTTGACTGTACCTGATGTATTACATTGTAATGATTGGTGAGTGTAAGCCTTTTTTGTCTAGGAGAGGGATACATGTAGTGTAAGctgatatatttattcaagtaaaacttaaatattttaCGATGTGATGAAGATGAATCATGATTATTGAAGACAATTTGCTCAATTCATTCACCCTTGAAGCTACATTTAGCCTCTTCTTAACCAAGGACTAgactagtccattatgaaatttcagggatgaatgagttgaATCATCTGTTCATGACATTTACGAAGTGGTTCAGCCAACAGAAGTCTGTAACAAGCAAGCCCTAAACATGTACagatgattttaatcagattgtattgAACGCTtatgaatttcatttaaatcatcTGCAATATACAATGTTTATCTACATTCTAATATCAAGATCTCATCATGTCTttctatatgtaaatgagtCAATATTTGGTGTTATTTTTCTAGGGCAGTCCcgttttatatttacatctgcATTCCTAATAAATGAACTAAGAATTTTATAACTAACTATGAgtcatgtttttttcttcatttgaaTTTTAGTAACTCGTCTTTTTAGCCATGAcaataacataaataaaaatatgtttaattttgtataataGATATGACTGGTCCCAGAACAGAACCCTTCATAATACCATACAAGTAATAACTATTTTACCAATTTTGAGATAATGTTTTTTACCAATTTTAAGGtatggatatgatattgtgTAATAGATATGATCGGTCCAAGAGCAGAACCCTGTATAATACCATGCAAGTAATAACTATCATAtcaattttaagatattttttaggCAAAATCAAATCCGACGGTGACTTGGATACGGATATAGCAAGCATCAAATTACAAGCATGacttaagaaaaatatatactgcaaaccaacttattttcgcatacaattaaattttatgaatttatatTAGAAAAATGGGTACATATTTAAAAGAAGCATATGTCTCGAAATCGCGATTAAATCGCCGTGAATTTAAGTTGGCTTAAAGTAATATATGGTCTAAGATCGGAACCCTgcataaaattcataaaaaacaaaaaaaaaaaaaaaaaaaaaaaggttattGCAAAATGACATAAGGACATGATGTGTGCTTTTTCTGTAAATTTCGTATTTCACTTTTTTGTCAttcattattaaattattatatgtacatgtagcaaaAACAGCAATGAATCATTTTCGTTGTCGATAATAATACCGATACATAGATATTTGATGATACAACAACAACGATAcgaaatataatgtatttattttcaaagaatCCGAAGATGTGTTAGAATCTTGCgtatacataaaaaaatgtacaaaagaGATGAGAGGCACAATTATAGAACGCTGGGGAACGCCAATCAACCACTAAATGTGCCTCAACATACATGAGGGTTTTAAGGAGaaaaatttcatttgtataaGTCGTGCAATTGTTTGCTACTTGGTGATCAAAGCCTTTTAATATTTAACGGT
This genomic window from Argopecten irradians isolate NY chromosome 11, Ai_NY, whole genome shotgun sequence contains:
- the LOC138335048 gene encoding galactocerebrosidase-like isoform X2, which codes for MTASVIMLFTNILKCITFCVFLSATTCHVYRVDNTQDSGRRFDGIGGLSGGGATSKLLVNYPEKYRDQILDYLFKPNFAASLQMLKVEIGGDSQSTEGTEASHMHNEWDENYQRGYEWWLMTEAKKRNPDILLYGLPWAFPGWLSNSFDNPYTNVTRTAEYVTRWLLGAKKFYNLTIDYVGIWNERPYDVSYIKTLRKTLDSNQLSRVKIVAADGGWEIASHLQDKELEAVIDYIGVHYPGTTTTKAALATGKQLWSSEDYSTFNDNTGAGCWARILNQNFVNGYMTSTISWNLIASYYNALPYPGCGLMTADSPWSGHYDVSSPIWMTAHTTQFTAPGWRYLPHGAGVGKLTYGGSYVSLVSPNQKDLTIILETMSHDHSLCIRPALPAYTVVPQNITLQLSGDLAKIQQLNVWYSKLAFGKSKQSVLFQKMPALKVLDGKIKLYIDVDVVYTLTTLTQGNKGSYPDPPVRKPFPDTYMEDFEAFPEFSEPFNFAQQVGSFEVTRSNDASHGQVLRQVVLKSPVFWCPLPLLTPLNLIGRPWSDVYVSSDVAIGPINGTNGVFVAARVDQGGCQAWQAKGLFFFLFPKEKKYILANDLVRVVPLKEGEATGAVNGWNNIELAVEGNIAIGRLNKQTLFNVTVPATPAHGFVAIGTDSYGIADFDNVHIKSSGS
- the LOC138335048 gene encoding galactocerebrosidase-like isoform X1 — translated: MTASVIMLFTNILKCITFCVFLSATTCHVYRVDNTQDSGRRFDGIGGLSGGGATSKLLVNYPEKYRDQILDYLFKPNFAASLQMLKVEIGGDSQSTEGTEASHMHNEWDENYQRGYEWWLMTEAKKRNPDILLYGLPWAFPGWLSNSFDNPYTNVTRTAEYVTRWLLGAKKFYNLTIDYVGIWNERPYDVSYIKTLRKTLDSNQLSRVKIVAADGGWEIASHLQDKELEAVIDYIGVHYPGTTTTKAALATGKQLWSSEDYSTFNDNTGAGCWARILNQNFVNGYMTSTISWNLIASYYNALPYPGCGLMTADSPWSGHYDVSSPIWMTAHTTQFTAPGWRYLPHGAGVGKLTYGGSYVSLVSPNQKDLTIILETMSHDHSLCIRPALPAYTVVPQNITLQLSGDLAKIQQLNVWYSKLAFGKSKQSVLFQKMPALKVLDGKIKLYIDVDVVYTLTTLTQGNKGSYPDPPVRKPFPDTYMEDFEGYPLHSEPVDFAQQTGSFEVVAGCHSHGNVLRQVVLQTPLFWCKADTFNKSLNLIGNPKWSDVYVSSDVAIGPINGTNGVFVAARVDQGGCQAWQAKGLFFFLFPKEKKYILANDLVRVVPLKEGEATGAVNGWNNIELAVEGNIAIGRLNKQTLFNVTVPATPAHGFVAIGTDSYGIADFDNVHIKSSGS